In one Denitratisoma sp. genomic region, the following are encoded:
- a CDS encoding acyl-CoA dehydrogenase family protein, with protein sequence MNFDLTDEQKQIRDTFARFCDERIAPQAAALDEARAFPRALFQELADLGFFGMRYPEDVGGSGLALTEFALALSEIARGSMSLAGAVAMQSLMGTKFLHMLGNADILERLFKPALRGEKIGAICMTEPNAGSDLDSIATTAKKVDGGYVINGQKTWITSAPLADFFTVFAKAGEEKKLTIFLVEKSFKGLIVGREIHKMGVWALPTSEVAFDECFVPDSHRLSQAEGDGEGHLRKTLAEIRIITGAMGLGVAQAALDEAVRYAAERKQFGKPINRYQAIQFKLAEMATDLEAARHLVYYAAWLRDAGRPHHKEAAMAKLNATEAAARICDQAARVLASYGYAMEYPVQRYLRDVRFTLIGGGTSEILKLIIAKEVSS encoded by the coding sequence ATGAATTTCGACCTCACAGACGAACAAAAACAAATCCGCGACACCTTCGCCCGCTTCTGCGACGAGCGCATCGCGCCGCAGGCGGCGGCGCTCGACGAGGCGCGCGCCTTCCCGCGCGCCCTCTTCCAGGAACTGGCCGACCTCGGCTTCTTCGGCATGCGCTACCCGGAGGACGTCGGCGGCTCCGGCCTGGCGCTGACCGAGTTCGCCCTTGCTCTTTCCGAAATTGCGCGCGGCTCGATGTCGCTCGCCGGCGCGGTGGCCATGCAGTCGCTGATGGGCACCAAGTTCCTGCACATGCTCGGCAACGCCGACATCCTCGAGCGCCTGTTCAAGCCGGCCCTGCGCGGCGAGAAGATCGGCGCCATCTGCATGACCGAGCCGAACGCCGGCTCCGACCTCGACTCGATCGCCACCACGGCGAAGAAGGTCGACGGCGGCTATGTCATCAACGGCCAGAAGACCTGGATCACCTCGGCGCCGCTGGCCGACTTCTTCACCGTCTTCGCCAAGGCCGGCGAGGAGAAGAAGCTCACCATCTTCCTCGTCGAGAAATCCTTCAAGGGACTCATCGTCGGCCGCGAGATCCACAAGATGGGCGTCTGGGCCCTGCCCACCTCGGAAGTCGCCTTCGACGAGTGCTTCGTGCCGGACAGCCACCGCCTGTCGCAGGCGGAAGGCGACGGCGAGGGTCACCTGAGGAAGACGCTCGCCGAGATCCGCATCATCACCGGCGCCATGGGCCTCGGCGTGGCCCAGGCCGCGCTCGACGAGGCAGTGCGCTACGCCGCCGAGCGCAAGCAGTTCGGCAAGCCGATCAACCGCTACCAGGCCATCCAGTTCAAGCTGGCCGAGATGGCCACCGACCTCGAGGCGGCCCGCCATCTGGTGTACTACGCTGCCTGGCTGCGCGACGCCGGCCGGCCGCACCACAAGGAGGCCGCCATGGCCAAGCTCAACGCCACCGAGGCGGCCGCGCGCATCTGCGACCAGGCCGCCCGCGTGCTCGCCTCCTACGGCTACGCCATGGAATACCCGGTGCAGCGCTACCTGCGCGACGTCCGCTTCACGCTGATCGGCGGCGGCACCAGCGAGATCCTGAAACTCATCATTGCCAAGGAAGTCAGCTCATGA
- a CDS encoding cobalamin-dependent protein (Presence of a B(12) (cobalamin)-binding domain implies dependence on cobalamin itself, in one of its several forms, or in some unusual lineages, dependence on a cobalamin-like analog.): protein MTAAQKSVATERRIKVLLAKPGLDGHDQGAKVVVRALMDAGMEVIYTGLRQTPEAVARMALDEDVDVIALSSLAGSHVPFCTKLKPLLEANHLQDKLWVIGGNLPAQDHDALRQLGFSGIFPTGSKLDAIVDYIREHVK from the coding sequence ATGACTGCTGCGCAAAAGTCAGTCGCCACGGAACGGCGAATTAAAGTCCTCCTGGCCAAGCCCGGCCTCGACGGCCACGACCAGGGCGCAAAAGTCGTCGTGCGCGCCCTCATGGACGCCGGCATGGAGGTCATCTACACCGGCCTGCGGCAGACGCCGGAAGCCGTCGCCCGCATGGCGCTCGACGAGGACGTCGATGTCATCGCCCTGTCCAGCCTGGCCGGCTCGCACGTCCCCTTCTGCACCAAGCTGAAGCCGCTGCTGGAAGCCAACCACCTGCAGGACAAGCTGTGGGTGATCGGCGGCAACCTGCCGGCGCAGGACCACGACGCCCTGCGACAGCTCGGCTTTTCAGGGATCTTCCCGACGGGCAGCAAGCTCGACGCCATCGTCGATTACATCCGGGAACACGTCAAATGA
- a CDS encoding xanthine dehydrogenase family protein subunit M, with product MTALDNYVAPTSLEQAVVQLQELGEVTILAGGTDLMPQSHAGRVKFKRTLMNIRRIPELRGIVREGDEIRIGALTTISEMMAHPLVREHLPLLVSAGDHFASDQIRNAGTVGGNICNASPAGDTLVPLMVLGASVELASKPDDKLFRRSMPLPEFFVGPGKTRIAPAELLTAVRVPIPPQGFVARFHKFGTRPALDISAISIGVGGVLKDGKFSQVRVAFGAVAPTPVCGCATEEALEGKKLDAATIAAAAKAAQDEVHPISDVRASAWYRKEMIHNMTKRILEDVSANH from the coding sequence ATGACAGCACTCGACAATTACGTGGCGCCCACCAGCCTGGAGCAGGCCGTGGTGCAGCTGCAGGAACTCGGCGAGGTGACCATCCTCGCCGGCGGCACCGACCTGATGCCGCAATCGCACGCCGGCCGCGTGAAGTTCAAGCGCACGCTGATGAACATCCGCCGCATCCCCGAGCTGCGCGGCATCGTCCGCGAGGGCGACGAGATCCGCATCGGCGCGCTGACCACCATCAGCGAGATGATGGCGCATCCGCTGGTGCGCGAGCACCTGCCGCTGCTCGTCTCGGCCGGCGACCATTTCGCCAGCGACCAGATCCGCAACGCCGGCACCGTCGGCGGCAACATCTGCAACGCCTCGCCAGCCGGCGACACCCTGGTGCCGCTGATGGTGCTGGGCGCCAGCGTCGAGCTGGCCTCCAAGCCCGACGACAAGCTGTTCCGCCGCAGCATGCCGCTGCCGGAGTTCTTCGTCGGCCCGGGCAAGACGCGCATTGCGCCGGCCGAGCTGCTCACCGCCGTGCGCGTGCCGATCCCGCCGCAGGGTTTCGTCGCCCGCTTCCACAAGTTCGGCACCCGCCCCGCCCTCGACATCTCGGCGATCTCCATCGGCGTCGGCGGCGTGCTGAAGGACGGCAAGTTCTCCCAGGTGCGCGTCGCCTTCGGCGCCGTCGCGCCGACGCCGGTGTGCGGCTGCGCCACCGAGGAGGCGCTGGAGGGCAAGAAGCTCGACGCCGCCACCATCGCCGCCGCCGCGAAAGCGGCGCAGGACGAAGTGCATCCCATCTCCGACGTGCGCGCCAGCGCCTGGTACCGCAAGGAGATGATCCACAACATGACGAAGAGGATCCTCGAAGATGTCTCAGCAAACCATTAA
- a CDS encoding hydantoinase B/oxoprolinase family protein, which produces MSAKIDPILLSVYARTFKSITDEMSISMEQTTRSPILCEAKDYVTGLYDGDGNMLEQTENLPILAFSLAPVCKYIKDYFGDDLHPGDVIFHNDVFSLGNQNNDVAVYKPIFHSGKLVAWTAVKGHQADIGGNVRGGYNPNAVEVWQEALRIPPIKVVEKGKLRKDVWNLIFANIRLDIVQHDMKAEMGACTVGERRLLELLDKYGLESYESHKQALFEATRKMMEAEIAKIPNGKYSGEGFIYYDGRHEGSKFTIRVDIEVRDKHIKFDYSRTDAQTNGFVNGTFTSSASATILTLLQMVNPDIPHNEGMVQPIEIVIPEGTVLNAAYPKATTFGNHLCPPNADAIQRALAPVMPDRVTAGWNNLLCSLTTGTDPEKNEQYVDIGFMGLKGGSGAMQGMDGYDHIGMIDASGGVLDQDYEMFEQQTPHRLVKHELLTDSAGAGEWRGGLGVETIFEIGSEDTQLVTFGDGDFEPAFGLFGGKDAGLNFIRLHYPDGSTVVPKNKDLITGVPRGTVYHQVASGGGGYGDPKKRDRKVLAEEIRNGVISKEAAMRDYGMTEQELK; this is translated from the coding sequence ATGAGCGCCAAGATCGACCCCATTCTGTTGTCGGTGTATGCGCGGACCTTCAAGTCCATCACCGACGAGATGAGCATCTCGATGGAGCAGACCACCCGCTCGCCCATCCTGTGCGAGGCCAAGGACTACGTCACCGGCCTCTACGACGGCGACGGCAACATGCTCGAGCAGACCGAGAACCTACCGATCCTCGCCTTCTCGCTGGCGCCGGTGTGCAAGTACATCAAGGACTACTTCGGCGACGACCTGCATCCCGGCGATGTCATCTTTCACAACGACGTCTTCAGTCTCGGCAACCAGAATAACGACGTCGCCGTGTACAAGCCGATCTTCCACTCCGGCAAGCTGGTCGCCTGGACCGCCGTCAAGGGCCACCAGGCCGACATCGGCGGCAACGTGCGCGGCGGCTACAACCCGAACGCCGTAGAGGTCTGGCAGGAGGCGCTGCGCATCCCGCCGATCAAGGTGGTCGAGAAGGGCAAGCTGCGCAAGGACGTCTGGAACCTGATCTTCGCCAACATCCGCCTCGACATCGTGCAGCACGACATGAAGGCCGAGATGGGCGCCTGCACCGTCGGCGAGCGGCGCCTGCTGGAACTGCTCGACAAGTACGGCCTGGAGAGCTACGAGTCGCACAAGCAGGCCCTCTTTGAGGCGACGCGCAAGATGATGGAAGCCGAGATCGCCAAGATCCCCAACGGCAAGTACAGCGGCGAAGGCTTCATCTACTACGACGGCCGCCACGAGGGCAGCAAGTTCACCATCCGCGTCGACATCGAGGTCAGGGACAAGCACATCAAGTTCGACTACTCGCGCACCGACGCCCAGACCAACGGCTTCGTGAACGGCACCTTCACCTCGAGCGCCTCCGCCACCATCCTCACCTTGCTGCAGATGGTGAACCCGGACATCCCGCACAACGAAGGCATGGTGCAGCCGATCGAGATCGTCATCCCCGAGGGCACGGTGCTCAACGCCGCCTACCCGAAGGCCACCACCTTCGGCAACCACCTCTGCCCGCCCAACGCCGACGCCATCCAGCGCGCCTTGGCGCCGGTGATGCCCGACCGCGTCACCGCCGGCTGGAACAACCTGCTGTGCTCGCTCACCACCGGCACCGACCCGGAGAAGAACGAGCAGTACGTCGACATCGGCTTCATGGGCCTGAAGGGCGGCTCCGGCGCCATGCAGGGCATGGACGGCTACGACCACATCGGCATGATCGACGCCTCCGGCGGCGTGCTCGACCAGGACTACGAGATGTTCGAGCAGCAGACGCCGCACCGCCTGGTCAAGCACGAGCTGCTCACCGATTCGGCCGGCGCCGGCGAGTGGCGCGGCGGCCTCGGCGTGGAAACGATTTTCGAGATCGGCTCCGAGGACACCCAGTTGGTCACCTTCGGCGACGGCGACTTCGAGCCGGCCTTCGGCCTGTTCGGCGGCAAGGACGCCGGCCTCAACTTCATCCGCCTGCACTATCCGGACGGCAGCACGGTGGTGCCGAAGAACAAGGATCTCATCACCGGCGTGCCGAGGGGCACCGTCTACCATCAGGTCGCCAGCGGCGGCGGCGGCTACGGCGACCCGAAAAAACGCGACCGCAAGGTATTGGCCGAGGAGATCCGCAACGGCGTGATCTCCAAGGAGGCGGCGATGCGGGATTACGGCATGACGGAACAGGAGTTGAAGTGA
- a CDS encoding acyl-CoA mutase large subunit family protein: protein MNDRAKDDLKPITNESGIEVKPLYTAADVEASGGLSMLGQPGEYPFTRGIHRLMYRKQPWTMRQYAGFGNPADTNKRFKYLIANGQTGLNVAFDLPTQIGLDSDDPLAEGEIGRVGMSVDTLRDFEVAFDGIDLNKITVSLTINGAAAILIAMYLAMAEKRGYDVKQLRGTAQNDILKEFIGRGTWIFPVEPSIRLVGDTIEYCAEHAPKYSPVSVCGYHIRESGANPAQEMAYAFCIAKAYADDVIKRGLHVDEFAGRLSYNFNIFGNIFEQVAKFRAGRGLWAKIMKEQYGAEKPGSMWLRMIAAGGGGGLTFEQPEVNIVRGAYYALISALSGTQTMALCSYDEAYTIPTEYSARISLRTMQLLIEEMGLTETVDPLGGSFYVETMTNQMRQKMEEIMAEVDAQGGIVKLVSEGAIQSKVSAQAYKMQRDIESGKFRKVGVNCYRNEKEEEHPVEFHPYNEEDTRVQIAGLDKIRAERDPAKVSQALARLSADASAGRNVMPALVEAVKAYATVGEMTQEMVKIFGRYQEPIRF, encoded by the coding sequence ATGAACGACCGCGCCAAAGACGATCTTAAGCCGATCACCAACGAGTCTGGCATCGAGGTCAAGCCGCTGTACACCGCGGCCGACGTCGAGGCGAGCGGCGGCCTGTCGATGCTCGGCCAGCCGGGCGAATACCCCTTCACCCGCGGCATCCACCGGCTGATGTACCGCAAGCAGCCGTGGACCATGCGCCAGTACGCCGGTTTCGGCAACCCGGCCGACACCAACAAGCGCTTCAAGTACCTCATCGCCAACGGCCAGACCGGCCTCAACGTCGCCTTCGACCTGCCGACGCAGATCGGCCTCGACTCCGACGACCCGCTCGCCGAGGGCGAGATCGGCCGCGTCGGCATGTCGGTGGACACCTTGCGCGACTTCGAGGTGGCCTTCGACGGCATCGACCTCAACAAGATCACCGTCTCGCTCACCATCAACGGCGCGGCGGCCATCCTCATCGCCATGTACCTGGCGATGGCGGAAAAGCGCGGCTACGACGTCAAGCAGCTGCGCGGCACGGCGCAGAACGACATCCTCAAGGAGTTCATCGGCCGCGGCACCTGGATCTTTCCGGTCGAGCCCTCCATCCGCCTGGTCGGCGACACCATCGAGTACTGCGCCGAGCACGCGCCAAAGTACAGCCCGGTCTCCGTCTGCGGGTACCACATCCGAGAATCCGGCGCGAATCCGGCGCAGGAGATGGCCTACGCCTTCTGCATCGCCAAGGCCTACGCCGACGACGTCATCAAGCGCGGCCTGCACGTCGACGAGTTCGCCGGCCGCCTCTCCTACAACTTCAACATCTTCGGCAACATCTTCGAGCAGGTGGCCAAGTTCCGCGCCGGCCGCGGCCTGTGGGCGAAGATCATGAAGGAGCAGTACGGCGCCGAGAAGCCCGGCTCTATGTGGCTGCGCATGATCGCCGCCGGCGGCGGCGGCGGGCTGACCTTCGAGCAGCCCGAGGTGAACATCGTGCGCGGCGCCTACTACGCGCTGATCTCGGCGCTCTCCGGCACGCAGACCATGGCGCTGTGCTCCTACGACGAGGCCTACACCATCCCCACCGAGTACTCGGCGCGCATCTCGCTCAGGACGATGCAGCTGCTCATCGAGGAGATGGGCCTCACCGAGACGGTCGACCCGCTCGGCGGCTCGTTCTACGTCGAGACGATGACCAACCAGATGCGGCAGAAGATGGAGGAGATCATGGCCGAGGTCGATGCCCAGGGCGGCATCGTCAAGCTGGTCTCCGAGGGCGCCATCCAGTCCAAGGTCTCGGCCCAGGCCTACAAGATGCAGCGCGACATCGAGTCCGGCAAGTTCCGCAAGGTCGGCGTCAACTGCTACCGCAACGAAAAGGAAGAAGAGCATCCCGTCGAGTTCCACCCCTACAACGAGGAGGACACGCGGGTGCAGATCGCCGGCCTCGACAAGATTCGCGCCGAGCGCGACCCGGCCAAAGTGAGCCAGGCGCTGGCGCGCCTGTCGGCCGATGCCTCGGCAGGACGCAACGTCATGCCGGCCCTGGTGGAAGCCGTCAAGGCCTACGCCACGGTCGGCGAGATGACCCAGGAGATGGTGAAGATCTTCGGCCGCTACCAGGAACCGATCCGCTTTTAA
- a CDS encoding CoA transferase, whose translation MKRRTVLSMEQALSLPYATLRFAQLGWRVIRIESTPAGDGLPGDPNRYIGGKVLDDDRRTYFIAPNVGKEAIALNLKDPQGQALLRKLLVELDVDVFCCNTVPRRYKQLGIDYETLSAAKPDLIWAGISAMGPDYPDAPGYDPVIQAMAGYMELTGPADGPPTLSGVPLVDLKAGDEVYANVMLALAERAETGKGMRIDVSMLQAAASWLITTLPLLDFDCQPNEITRCGNEHRKFIPTNVYPTLDGFIYMAIGSDVQWKRLTEIPKFASIGSLARATNEGRHQEREAIHRDMAAETRKYATAEIAADFRQATIPHAPIHDIPAVRNMDAVSRKLTLTRMPGGKQVHMQPMAVDLPAVPQELTFPPKYGEHTRAVLKEAGCADNEIARLEQERIIA comes from the coding sequence ATGAAGCGCCGCACCGTCCTCTCGATGGAGCAGGCGCTGTCCCTGCCCTACGCCACGCTGCGCTTCGCCCAGCTCGGCTGGCGCGTCATCCGCATCGAGTCGACGCCGGCCGGCGACGGCCTGCCGGGCGATCCCAACCGCTACATCGGCGGCAAGGTGCTCGACGACGACCGCCGCACCTACTTCATCGCGCCCAACGTCGGCAAGGAAGCCATCGCGCTCAACCTGAAGGACCCGCAGGGCCAGGCGCTCTTGCGCAAGCTGCTCGTGGAACTCGACGTCGACGTCTTCTGCTGCAACACCGTGCCGCGCCGCTACAAGCAGCTCGGCATCGACTACGAGACGCTGTCCGCCGCCAAGCCGGACCTGATCTGGGCCGGCATCTCGGCGATGGGGCCGGACTACCCCGACGCGCCCGGCTACGACCCGGTGATCCAGGCCATGGCCGGCTACATGGAGCTGACCGGCCCGGCCGACGGCCCGCCGACGCTCTCCGGCGTGCCGCTGGTCGACCTCAAGGCCGGCGACGAGGTGTACGCCAACGTCATGCTGGCGCTGGCCGAACGCGCCGAGACCGGCAAGGGCATGCGCATCGACGTCTCCATGCTGCAGGCGGCCGCCTCCTGGCTGATCACCACCCTGCCGCTGCTCGACTTCGACTGCCAGCCGAACGAGATCACCCGCTGCGGCAACGAGCACCGCAAGTTCATCCCGACCAACGTCTATCCGACATTGGATGGTTTCATCTACATGGCCATCGGCAGCGACGTGCAGTGGAAGCGCCTGACCGAGATTCCGAAGTTCGCCTCGATCGGCTCGCTGGCGCGCGCCACCAACGAAGGGCGCCACCAGGAGCGCGAGGCCATCCACCGCGACATGGCGGCGGAGACGCGCAAATACGCCACGGCGGAGATCGCCGCGGACTTCCGCCAGGCCACCATCCCGCACGCGCCGATCCACGACATCCCCGCCGTGCGCAACATGGACGCCGTCTCGCGCAAGCTGACTTTGACGCGCATGCCCGGCGGCAAGCAGGTGCACATGCAGCCGATGGCGGTGGACCTGCCCGCCGTGCCGCAGGAACTGACTTTTCCGCCGAAGTACGGCGAGCACACCCGCGCCGTGCTGAAGGAAGCCGGCTGCGCCGACAACGAGATCGCCCGCCTCGAACAAGAACGCATCATCGCCTAG
- a CDS encoding (2Fe-2S)-binding protein has protein sequence MSQQTINFTLNGVPTRVTVPVQMSALEMIRNVAGLTGTKYGCGEGECGACTIILDGVSLNSCLLFAVECDGRQVTTVEGLADDPLGRRIEKAFVDAGAVQCGFCTPGMVMQARQLLEKNPHPSREEIQRGIEGNLCRCTGYVKIIDAIEAATKE, from the coding sequence ATGTCTCAGCAAACCATTAACTTCACCCTCAACGGCGTGCCGACCCGCGTGACGGTGCCGGTGCAGATGAGTGCCCTCGAGATGATCCGCAACGTCGCCGGCCTGACCGGCACCAAGTACGGCTGCGGCGAGGGTGAGTGCGGCGCCTGCACCATCATCCTCGACGGCGTCTCGCTGAATTCCTGCCTGCTCTTTGCCGTCGAGTGCGACGGCCGCCAGGTCACCACCGTCGAGGGCCTCGCCGACGACCCGCTCGGCCGCAGGATCGAGAAAGCCTTCGTCGATGCCGGCGCCGTGCAGTGCGGCTTCTGCACGCCGGGCATGGTCATGCAGGCGCGCCAGCTGCTGGAAAAGAACCCGCACCCGAGCCGCGAGGAGATCCAGCGCGGCATCGAGGGCAACCTGTGCCGCTGCACCGGCTACGTCAAGATCATCGACGCCATCGAAGCGGCGACCAAGGAGTAA
- a CDS encoding xanthine dehydrogenase family protein molybdopterin-binding subunit, producing the protein MPEAIQKDSLIGKRITKLDAPEKAGGKTRYIQDLDVQGQLYGKILRSARVHAKIKSIDTAAAKALPGVHAVITAADVPYQRPIGVAKDHFPLKTDRVRSLRDEIAAVAAETEAIAEAALKLIRVEYEDLPVLSDPNDSLKPDAPLIHPEPHGATAKHDHLKQAQGIAYRGKPDNIAMTFDYEQGDVAAGERESDVVFEDTFHLHYVTHCCMGVSGIIAEFDPSGNLLMYSNTQVPFLHKREFAEILNMDPARIRIIQPPIGGGFGSKLDIYPFEPIAVFLAKATGRPVKLVFTREEEFLASPTRQPVILTLRSGCKKDGTLTFRTVSTLHDNGAYTSWGATTPFVMMQTISSLYRVPHCLYHTKAVYTNNPYAGSFRGYGNLQATFAVEQHMDMMAAAIGMDPLAFRLKNAQDPGEVTPQGMHFKSCGFKECLTTAAEASGFLARFKANEADKAKPGRFKRGIGMASMLHVGGGAKIYPSDGCGTILKMDDFGSVTLITGASEIGQGSETVLAQLVCEELGVPLSAVRVVNNDTEITPWDVGVHASRTTFIAGNSAIGAARKARGKILDAAAKMAGLDAADLDLRAGHIVEAKNGTVVMTLAKLLRQLHFSDKAELVMTSFYYEPPSKHQDKHFKGDVSAAYAWATQVVEVEVDTDTGIVRLLKVTGAHDVGRILNRLGLEGQIEGGIVMGQGYALTEELMVENGVVRNPGFRDYKLVTAPEIPEMDVRFIETMDGEGPQGAKGVGEAPAICIAAATANAIHNATGVRIMALPFTPEKVYRALHAAKEKAAA; encoded by the coding sequence ATGCCTGAAGCCATCCAGAAAGACTCGCTGATCGGCAAGCGCATCACCAAGCTCGACGCGCCCGAGAAGGCCGGCGGCAAGACCCGCTACATCCAGGACCTCGACGTGCAGGGCCAGCTCTACGGCAAGATCCTGCGCTCGGCGCGCGTGCACGCGAAGATCAAGTCGATCGACACCGCGGCGGCGAAGGCGCTGCCCGGCGTGCACGCCGTCATCACCGCCGCCGACGTGCCCTACCAGCGCCCGATCGGCGTCGCCAAGGACCACTTCCCGCTGAAGACCGATCGCGTGCGCAGCCTGCGCGACGAAATCGCCGCGGTGGCCGCCGAGACCGAGGCCATCGCCGAGGCGGCGCTGAAGCTGATCAGGGTCGAGTACGAGGACCTGCCGGTCCTCTCCGACCCGAACGACTCGCTCAAGCCGGACGCGCCGCTGATCCATCCCGAGCCGCACGGCGCGACGGCCAAGCACGACCACCTCAAGCAGGCGCAGGGCATCGCCTACCGCGGCAAGCCCGACAACATCGCCATGACCTTCGACTACGAGCAGGGCGACGTGGCGGCAGGCGAGCGCGAGTCCGACGTGGTGTTCGAGGACACCTTCCACCTGCACTACGTCACGCACTGCTGCATGGGGGTGTCCGGCATCATCGCCGAGTTCGATCCCTCCGGGAACCTGCTGATGTACTCCAACACCCAGGTGCCCTTCCTGCACAAGCGCGAGTTCGCCGAGATCCTCAACATGGACCCGGCGCGCATCCGCATCATCCAGCCGCCCATCGGCGGCGGCTTCGGCTCCAAGCTCGACATCTATCCCTTCGAGCCGATCGCGGTGTTCCTCGCCAAGGCCACCGGACGCCCGGTCAAGCTGGTGTTCACGCGCGAGGAGGAGTTCCTCGCCTCGCCGACGCGCCAGCCGGTGATCCTCACCCTGCGCTCGGGCTGCAAGAAGGACGGCACGCTGACCTTCCGCACGGTGAGCACGCTGCACGACAACGGCGCGTACACCTCGTGGGGGGCGACGACGCCCTTCGTCATGATGCAGACCATCTCTTCGCTCTACCGCGTGCCGCACTGCCTCTACCACACCAAGGCGGTGTACACGAACAACCCCTACGCCGGCTCCTTCCGCGGCTACGGCAACCTGCAGGCCACCTTCGCCGTCGAGCAGCACATGGACATGATGGCGGCGGCGATCGGCATGGACCCGCTGGCATTCCGCCTGAAGAACGCCCAGGACCCCGGCGAGGTGACGCCGCAGGGCATGCACTTCAAGAGCTGCGGCTTCAAGGAGTGCCTGACCACCGCCGCCGAGGCGAGCGGTTTCCTCGCCAGGTTCAAGGCCAACGAGGCCGACAAGGCCAAGCCCGGCCGCTTCAAGCGCGGCATCGGCATGGCCTCCATGCTGCACGTCGGCGGCGGCGCCAAGATCTACCCGTCGGACGGCTGCGGCACCATCCTCAAGATGGACGACTTCGGCTCGGTGACGCTGATCACCGGCGCCTCCGAGATCGGCCAGGGCTCGGAGACGGTGCTGGCCCAGCTGGTCTGCGAGGAGCTCGGCGTGCCGCTCTCCGCCGTGCGCGTCGTCAACAACGACACCGAGATCACGCCGTGGGACGTCGGCGTGCACGCCTCGCGCACCACCTTCATCGCCGGCAACTCGGCGATCGGTGCGGCGCGCAAGGCGCGCGGCAAGATCCTCGACGCCGCCGCCAAGATGGCCGGCCTCGACGCGGCCGACCTCGACCTGCGCGCCGGCCACATCGTCGAGGCGAAGAACGGCACTGTGGTGATGACCCTGGCCAAGCTGCTGCGCCAGCTGCACTTCAGCGACAAGGCCGAGCTGGTGATGACCTCCTTCTACTACGAGCCGCCCTCCAAGCACCAGGACAAGCACTTCAAGGGCGACGTCTCAGCCGCCTATGCCTGGGCGACGCAGGTGGTCGAAGTCGAGGTGGACACCGACACCGGCATCGTGCGGCTGCTCAAGGTCACCGGCGCCCACGACGTCGGGCGCATCCTCAACCGCCTCGGCCTCGAAGGGCAGATCGAGGGCGGCATCGTCATGGGCCAGGGCTACGCGCTGACCGAGGAGCTGATGGTCGAGAACGGCGTGGTGAGGAACCCCGGCTTCCGCGACTACAAGCTGGTCACCGCGCCGGAAATCCCCGAGATGGACGTGCGCTTCATCGAGACCATGGACGGCGAGGGCCCCCAGGGCGCCAAGGGCGTCGGCGAGGCGCCGGCGATCTGCATCGCCGCGGCCACCGCCAACGCCATCCACAACGCCACCGGCGTGCGCATCATGGCGTTGCCGTTCACGCCGGAGAAGGTTTACCGGGCACTCCACGCCGCCAAGGAGAAAGCCGCAGCATGA